GGTGCAGGGTGCGTCGACTGATACCCATGAGTTCTGCCGCTTGTGTCCGATTTCCACGCGCTTGCATGAGTGCATTCCGCAGCAGCCGCTTCTCGTTTTCAGACTTAGAAAGCGATGGCCCGTCGTGCGAATCGCCAACACCTTGCGACACACTCAGACCGCCGGACTGAACTAATGATTGCTGCGGTGAATCGACGACGAGTCCCGAACCGAGGTATTTCGCATCGAGATCGTATTCCTGAATGGTCTTCCCGGACTTCAGCACCACCAGGTTTTCGCAGAAATTGCGCAATTCTCGAATGTTTCCAGGCCATCGATAGGCAGCTAAGACGCGCACAGCGCCTTCAGTAAGCTTGACCGGATTCAACCGATTTTCCTGTGCATAAAATCCAATGAAGTGTTCGAGCAGCGGAAAGATATCCTCCTCCCGTTCGCGCAGAGGCGGCAGCGTGATCTCGACTACATTGAGGCGATAATAGAGATCCTCACGGAAATCGCCTGTGCGTACCATATCGGCGAGATTCTTGTTTGTCGCAAAAACTAAGCGGACATCGACAGCAATCGGTTTTTGGCTACCGAGACGTTCGAAACTGCGGGATTCAAGGAAACGCAGGAGTTTGACCTGGGTTGACGCATCGATCTCGCCAATCTCGTCCAAAAAGAGCGTGCCGCCATCCGCCGCCTCAAAGCGGCCGATACGTCGTTCCATAGCGCCGGTGAATGCACCTTTTTCATGACCAAAAAGCTCACTTTCTAAAAGATTCGCTGCGAGCGCTGCGCAATTGACAGCTAGGAATGGCCCACGGTTGCGTTCGCTATTTTGGTGGATGGCCTGGGCAAACAGTTCCTTACCGGTTCCGGTCTCACCGGTGAGCAGAACAGTCGCTTTGGTGGGTGCGACTTGTTTTACAGTCTCTATCACCTGATTCAGGGCAGGGCTGTCTCCGACGATCGATGTGAATTGGTATTTCTTGTCCAACCGCTCGTGTAGCTGGACGTTTTCTTCTTTGAGATTGCGCGATTCCAGAGCCCGTTGAATCAATATCTCCAGCTTTTCCAGATTTACCGGCTTGGGTAAAAAATCAAAAGCCCCCCGCTTCATAGCCTTCACCGCAGTGTCTACACTGCCATAGGCAGTCATCATAATGCAGACGGGTGGGTTCGGCATTTTCAGACACTTGTCGATCACCGTCAGACCACTCTTTCCCGCCATACGCAAATCAGTCAGCACAACATCGAAAGGCTGACTTTCCATAAGGTTAAACGCTTCCTGCGCATTTGCAGCAAGATAGACATCATACCTATCCTCGAAATTGAGGCCCAAGCCCTCACGGGTGTGCTTTTCATCATCTACTATGAGCAAGCTGGCTATCATACAAAAACAGTCCTAACGCACCTCACTGAGTTTTGCCAAACTCGGAGTGACAAAATTTCCCAGTCCTCAGAAATTAACGATCCCCGAAGTGCGCGTGATCAGCTAAAGCTCAACCCGTAGGGTGACGGTGATAACTGTTGCCTGATCTCAGTATTGACCCGCCCGTTGCCAATCGCTCTCGGAGTCGCGTATCGATATAAGATGGTAGCCGTGGGTTTTTAACCCACGGTCTTGATTGCCATCTACGAGCAAGAGGGAACAGATGTAGCCGCCGCGCTCTGTCGCCGTGCCCCTATGACCTGGATCGGAACAACGGCCCCCGCCCCGACAGAGCGAGGCGGAGATAAAAGAGGCAGTTGAGGAACTATCCCCGTTGTCTAAATTCCACCCAACATGCGAAAAGGTGCACGCTGCTGATCCAAAAACGGTTGAAGGTTATGCCTCAATTACCGCGATCTCTCGCACAATCCGCGCTCAATCCTCGTGGTAAGTATACCCACGCATCCCCACCTCAAACAGCGAGATCAAGCTTTTGCGCTCTTTGCTCGTGATCAGCTTTGACCGGACTGCCGCCTCGGCCTTTTCGCGGAATGTTCGGATCATCGCACGGGGATCGTATTCCACATACGACAACACGTCAGATACCGAATCCCCCTCGATTTCGCTCGTCAGGGTGTAGCTTCCGTCATCATCCAGACGTATACTCACGACATTCGTATCGCCCAAGAGATTGTGTAAATCGCCTAGCGTCTCTTGATACGCCCCGACTAGAAAAGCCCCGAGAAAATACGCATCACCGGGTTTCCAGTCGTGCAAGCGCAGGGTCGAGGTGATCTCTTGCTCGATCTTAAATTGGTCTATACGGCCATCACAGTCACAAGTGATATCTGAAATCACCGCATTGCGTGTCGGCTCCTCGTTATGTTTGTGGATCGGAATGATCGGGAAAAACTGATCAATGGCCCAGGCATCAGGAAGGGACTGAAAGACAGAGAAATTACCATAGTAAATATCAGCTATAGACGCATCCAGCTCCTGAAGCGGTTCCGGCACATACTCGAGGGTACGGCAAATTTTCGCAACCTGGGTAATAATACTCCAAAACAATGCTTCAGCCACGGAACGTTCACGTAGCGAGATTGAGCCGTGTTTAAATAACTCCCGCAGCTCGTCACGGTAATAAAAGGCGTTGTTGTAACTCTCCTGAATAGTCTCAGGAGTCAGTTTCTTGAGAACCTCGTTCAGGTTTCTTGTCGAAGTATGAAGATCCTCAACATCATCCGGCAACAGCTCAGCACAACGATCTTCGTCAAACTTAGATACATCCAAGACATTGAACAAAAGCACTGAGTAAAATGCTACCGTCGCCCGACCCGCTTCTGTGACAATGACAGGATGGTCGATCTCATGTTCGTCCATAACAGACTGAACTACCTCAACGACATCCCGACAATACTCACTCAACGAATAGTTAGCCGAGCTCACCGCGCTGCTCTTTGAGCCATCATAATCGACCGCAAGCCCTCCTCCGAGATCGAGAAATTTCATACCTGCACCCTCTTTCACCAAACCGGCGTAAGTCCTACAGGCTTCCAGTACAGAATTACGGATGTCTCTGATATCCGGCACCTGACTCCCCAGATGATAGTGCAGCAATTCGAGGCAATCGAGCATGCCGACAGAACGCAGTTGATCCACCACCCGCATCGTCTGCGCAGTATTGAGTCCAAAAACGGAACGATCACCCCCCGTATCGGACCAGTAACCACTGGCCTTCGAAGTAAGCTTCACGCGCACCCCGATATGCGGCCGCACGCCCATCGCTCGCGAGCGTTCAATAAGAATGCTGACCTCACGCGGCGTCTCTACGACCAACATAGGATACAGCCCGATTTTTTGGCCACACAGAGCGAGATCTATAAACTCCTGGTCTTTATAACCATTGCAGATCAGCAGCGAACCAGGATTTTTGAGGTAGGTCAGCGCTGCCAAAAGCTCTGCCTTCGACCCCGCCTCGAGGCCATGGCCCAAGTCCTCCCCGAAGCTCGTAATCTCTTCAATGACCTGTTGCTGCTGGTTTACCTTTATTGGGTAAACGCCACGATAGGAGCCCTGATAGCCAAAGGCACTCATAGCATTTTGAAATGCGCTATACATGGCCTTCAGACGTGCATCGAGGATATCGGGAAAACGCAACAAAACCGGAGCTGCGATCCCCCGGTCTTTGAGACCACTCACGATCTCCATGAGTGAGATACCCGGATCGTCCGGAGTCTGCTCTCTTTTTGGAAAGACGAGCACTTCGCCCCTATCCGAGATGTCGAAAAAACCGCGCCCCCATTCGTCTACCGCATAGAGTTTCTTGGCCGCGACGCGATCCCAGGCTCGTTCACTCATCGTAACAACCTAGCTATCTGAAACCCGGCGACGTCCCTCGAGCGCATTGCGCAAGGTGGCAGCATCGGCCCCGTCAATACCCCGACTGCTCGGCAGTCCAAATCCGATGCGCGTTACATCGACAACGCGCGGACCCACCACTTCCTCTTGAATATAATGGCAGGTAGCTTCCGATTCAATATCACTCGCCAAAGCAAGGATGACCTCTTCGACCGAGTCCCTATCAATCCGGGCTTCAAGATTCTCAAGATTCAGGGCATCCGGACCCACGCCATGGATCGGAGACAGACGCCCATGCAAGACATGATAAGTCCCCTGAAAGGCACCCGAACGCTCCATCGCAATCAGATCGGGAATATGTTCCACGACCGCGACCACCTGCTTATTGCGCGACGCATTGGCATAGATTGCACACACATCGCCATCCGTCATATTGCCTGTAACGGGACAGCGCCTCAGCGATTCCAGGGCTTCTTGAATC
This genomic window from Opitutales bacterium contains:
- the speA gene encoding biosynthetic arginine decarboxylase, with amino-acid sequence MSERAWDRVAAKKLYAVDEWGRGFFDISDRGEVLVFPKREQTPDDPGISLMEIVSGLKDRGIAAPVLLRFPDILDARLKAMYSAFQNAMSAFGYQGSYRGVYPIKVNQQQQVIEEITSFGEDLGHGLEAGSKAELLAALTYLKNPGSLLICNGYKDQEFIDLALCGQKIGLYPMLVVETPREVSILIERSRAMGVRPHIGVRVKLTSKASGYWSDTGGDRSVFGLNTAQTMRVVDQLRSVGMLDCLELLHYHLGSQVPDIRDIRNSVLEACRTYAGLVKEGAGMKFLDLGGGLAVDYDGSKSSAVSSANYSLSEYCRDVVEVVQSVMDEHEIDHPVIVTEAGRATVAFYSVLLFNVLDVSKFDEDRCAELLPDDVEDLHTSTRNLNEVLKKLTPETIQESYNNAFYYRDELRELFKHGSISLRERSVAEALFWSIITQVAKICRTLEYVPEPLQELDASIADIYYGNFSVFQSLPDAWAIDQFFPIIPIHKHNEEPTRNAVISDITCDCDGRIDQFKIEQEITSTLRLHDWKPGDAYFLGAFLVGAYQETLGDLHNLLGDTNVVSIRLDDDGSYTLTSEIEGDSVSDVLSYVEYDPRAMIRTFREKAEAAVRSKLITSKERKSLISLFEVGMRGYTYHED
- a CDS encoding sigma-54-dependent Fis family transcriptional regulator; amino-acid sequence: MIASLLIVDDEKHTREGLGLNFEDRYDVYLAANAQEAFNLMESQPFDVVLTDLRMAGKSGLTVIDKCLKMPNPPVCIMMTAYGSVDTAVKAMKRGAFDFLPKPVNLEKLEILIQRALESRNLKEENVQLHERLDKKYQFTSIVGDSPALNQVIETVKQVAPTKATVLLTGETGTGKELFAQAIHQNSERNRGPFLAVNCAALAANLLESELFGHEKGAFTGAMERRIGRFEAADGGTLFLDEIGEIDASTQVKLLRFLESRSFERLGSQKPIAVDVRLVFATNKNLADMVRTGDFREDLYYRLNVVEITLPPLREREEDIFPLLEHFIGFYAQENRLNPVKLTEGAVRVLAAYRWPGNIRELRNFCENLVVLKSGKTIQEYDLDAKYLGSGLVVDSPQQSLVQSGGLSVSQGVGDSHDGPSLSKSENEKRLLRNALMQARGNRTQAAELMGISRRTLHRKLLQWPELDPKSD
- the recR gene encoding recombination protein RecR — protein: MNPVFDALVGRLKRLPGLGYRSAERIALHLLTEDRSAALGLCGEIQEALESLRRCPVTGNMTDGDVCAIYANASRNKQVVAVVEHIPDLIAMERSGAFQGTYHVLHGRLSPIHGVGPDALNLENLEARIDRDSVEEVILALASDIESEATCHYIQEEVVGPRVVDVTRIGFGLPSSRGIDGADAATLRNALEGRRRVSDS